In Serinicoccus marinus DSM 15273, the genomic stretch CGCGATCGTGCTCGACGAGATCGACCCGGTGGTGCTGACACCCGGCGAGCCGCTGACGCTCACCGGGCGGCTGGTCAACCAGGGTGCCGTCCCGCACCGGGTGACCAGCCTCACCGCCACGGTGTCCGGTACGACGCTGACGTCCCGCAGCGAGGTCGACCGATGGCTCGACGACGAGCTCGATCTCGACCGGACGACGACGCTCGGCGACGACACCGTGGGCCCGGTGGTCGCGGCGGCCGGAGCGGTCCCCTTCTCCGTGACGGTGCCCGCAGCGGTGACGAATGACCTGCCGGAGGGCCCGCAGGTGCTGCCGCTGGTCATCAGCGCGGGGGACGAGCGGGAGCCGGGCGGGGCCGCGGCCCACCCGGTCCGGCTGCGCAGCACCCTCGTCAGCGCGGGTGGCGAGGAGGTCGAGGAACCTCTCGACACCTCGTGGGTGGTCCCGCTCACCCTCCCCCCGGACCCCGATCTGCTCAGCCCGACCGAGCAGACCCACGCGCAGGCCTGGGTCTCCGCCGTCGGTCCGGACTCGGCGATCAGCGGCTGGGTCACGGACCTAGCGGTTCCTGGCGTCACCTATGTCGTCGACCCATCGACGCTCGTCGGCGCTCGGCCGGCACCGGCGCTGCGCACGCCACCCGAGCAGGGGACGGATCCCGCCGACACCGGGCCCGACCCGCTCCCGGCACCGTCGCCGGACGCGGTCACCTCGACGACGGAGGCCCCGGACGGCGTCACCGACGCGGCGTCGGAGACGGTCCCGGCCCCCGTCCCGGACGACCCGGCCACGACGCAGTCCGCCAGTCCCCCTGCCCAGACCGAGGAGGCGGAGGCAGCCCCCGCCACCGCGGCCGAGGTCGACCAGGCGGTGGCGACCTTGCGGACCCAGCTGGCCGGGCTGCCGGACGACCAGGTGTGGTGGCTGCCGAGCGAGGACCCCGACGTCGTCCGGATGGTCGCGGACCGACCGCCCCAGGACCAGCTCGGCAGGCTGCTCTCGACCCCGCCCGCCGGGGCTCAGGACACCCTGGCGCCCCTGCTGAGCAGCGGTCGGCACGATGTGGCCTGGCCGGTGGACCCGGCACCGGACGCCGACGCGGTGACCCAGATCTCCGACCTGTTCCGGAGCGCGAGGGACGAGGACGACACCGCCCCCGGTCTCGGCGTGGTGCTCCTCGCCCGCGAGAGCCTCACGGCGGACAGCGGTGCTGCGCCGCGACGTGGCGCGGTCCCGCTGGAGGAGCCCGAGGACGTGGTGGGGCTGGGCGCCGACTCCTGGACCTCGGCGCTCGTCGCCCGGAGCCAGGCCGAGGCCGAGCAGAGCGGATCGGGCGCAGCCGCCCAGCAGGTGCTCGCGCACACCCTCGGCACCTACCTGGAGGACCCGGGTGCCGCTCGCGAGCTGGTCATCGCCCCGCCCCGCCTCACCCCCGCTCCTCCCGAGGTCCTCGCCCAGCTGAGCGAGGGGTGGCGCACCGCGCCCTGGTTGCGCTCGGTCACCGCCCAGGAGCTGGTGCAGCGGGCCGGGACCGGCGACACCGTCCAGCTCACCGGGGAGCACCCGCAGGAAGCCGTGCTGGGCGACCTCGCCGAGCTGCTCGCGCCCGGCCGCAGCCCGCTGGACCGGGAGCGCACTGCCGCCCTGGCCCGCAACGCCGGCGAGCTGGACGACCTCGAGGAGGTGGTCCGTGACACGACGGCCACGCAGTCGTGGCGCGCCTCGCTCGCCGCGCTGTGGTCGAGCCGGTGGCGCTCGCACGAGGAGGAGTGGAGCACGGCCCGCGCCGTGGTGCGGGAGGACGTGCGCTCGGCGCTGCAGGGTGTCACCGTGACCCCGAGCACGGTCAACTTCCTCACCGACCAGGGCGAGATCAGCGTCACCGTCGTCAACGACCTCGGTGTCGCGCTGGACGATCTCGTGCTCGAGGTGGTGGCCTCCAACGGGCGGCTGCAGGTGATCCGTCAGCCCGACCCCGTCAGCATCGGCGCGGACAGTCGCGCCTCGGTCTCCTTCGAGGCACGGTCGATCACCCGTGGGGAGACGCGGCTCACCGCGACGTTGCGCACCCCGGACGGGACGACCCTGGGGGAGCCCGCGCCGATCGAGGTGCGGGTGCAGCCCACGGGCATCTGGGTCTACTGGGTGCTCGGCGGGCTGGCCGGCGTCGTGCTCGTGCTGGGCCTGGCCCGCGCGGTCCGTCGCGGACCCCGTGCCTCCGGCCGCAGCGATACCC encodes the following:
- a CDS encoding DUF6049 family protein; the encoded protein is MLALCTGLLAGPLGSIPAAASGPRPPSALLPADTGDDVAIVLDEIDPVVLTPGEPLTLTGRLVNQGAVPHRVTSLTATVSGTTLTSRSEVDRWLDDELDLDRTTTLGDDTVGPVVAAAGAVPFSVTVPAAVTNDLPEGPQVLPLVISAGDEREPGGAAAHPVRLRSTLVSAGGEEVEEPLDTSWVVPLTLPPDPDLLSPTEQTHAQAWVSAVGPDSAISGWVTDLAVPGVTYVVDPSTLVGARPAPALRTPPEQGTDPADTGPDPLPAPSPDAVTSTTEAPDGVTDAASETVPAPVPDDPATTQSASPPAQTEEAEAAPATAAEVDQAVATLRTQLAGLPDDQVWWLPSEDPDVVRMVADRPPQDQLGRLLSTPPAGAQDTLAPLLSSGRHDVAWPVDPAPDADAVTQISDLFRSARDEDDTAPGLGVVLLARESLTADSGAAPRRGAVPLEEPEDVVGLGADSWTSALVARSQAEAEQSGSGAAAQQVLAHTLGTYLEDPGAARELVIAPPRLTPAPPEVLAQLSEGWRTAPWLRSVTAQELVQRAGTGDTVQLTGEHPQEAVLGDLAELLAPGRSPLDRERTAALARNAGELDDLEEVVRDTTATQSWRASLAALWSSRWRSHEEEWSTARAVVREDVRSALQGVTVTPSTVNFLTDQGEISVTVVNDLGVALDDLVLEVVASNGRLQVIRQPDPVSIGADSRASVSFEARSITRGETRLTATLRTPDGTTLGEPAPIEVRVQPTGIWVYWVLGGLAGVVLVLGLARAVRRGPRASGRSDTRPEEGR